In Bacillus weihaiensis, the genomic stretch GGCAATTTTTTCATGCTGTTGAACAAGTGCAACTGACTTTTGAGCTTGTTCAATTTCTTCTTGAGTAATTTCTTCGCCAGACATTTGTTTTTGTTGAAGATTCAACTGGATATTACGGAAGTTTTCAAACATTTTGTTTGCTACTTCATCTGCATTCACTTCATCGTATAGCTTTCGTAAAGATTTGAATTCATCGCTCTCTCGTAAAGCTTTTTCTAGATTGTATGCAACATCATATAGGTTTTCAGACATATGATGAGCCTCCTTTCTTGTTTTACCTTCTT encodes the following:
- a CDS encoding YlbF family regulator, producing the protein MSENLYDVAYNLEKALRESDEFKSLRKLYDEVNADEVANKMFENFRNIQLNLQQKQMSGEEITQEEIEQAQKSVALVQQHEKIAQLMAAEQRLSMVVTELNKIIMKPLEEMYGSLEQN